From Tripterygium wilfordii isolate XIE 37 chromosome 13, ASM1340144v1, whole genome shotgun sequence, the proteins below share one genomic window:
- the LOC120013200 gene encoding histone H3.3: MARTKQTARKSTGGKAPRKQLATKAARKSAPTTGGVKKPHRYRPGTVALREIRKYQKSTELLIRKLPFQRLVREIAQDFKTDLRFQSHAVLALQEAAEAYLVGLFEDTNLCAIHAKRVTIMPKDIQLARRIRGERA, translated from the exons ATGGCCCGTACTAAGCAAACTGCCCGTAAGTCAACTGGTGGAAAGGCTCCTAGGAAGCAACTCGCTACCAAG GCTGCCCGTAAGTCTGCTCCAACTACTGGAGGAGTGAAGAAGCCTCATCGTTACCGCCCTGGTACCGTTGCTCTTCG TGAAATTCGCAAGTACCAGAAGAGTACTGAGCTCTTGATAAGGAAACTCCCGTTCCAGAGACTTGTCCGTGAAATTGCCCAGGACTTTAAG ACTGATCTGCGGTTCCAGAGCCATGCAGTGCTTGCCCTGCAGGAGGCTGCTGAAGCATACCTTGTTGGTCTATTTGAGGACACCAACCTGTGCGCCATCCATGCCAAGCGTGTTACCATTATGCCCAAGGACATCCAGCTTGCTAGGAGGATCAGGGGTGAACGTGCTTAA
- the LOC120013061 gene encoding protein SCAI-like: MANNDVVSQTFRALVESADRKFARVRDLPQYGRVQTHYFQKVFKAYMRLWKYQQENRSKLVEAGLNRWEIGEIASRIGQLYFNQYMRTSESRFLVEAYVFYEAILSRRYFEGSKVKDPGVGFKELRFYARFLLVSLILNRSEMVKLLVEKLGALVDDSKTTFREANFKEWKLVVQEIVRFMNVDASFTSSRPLRYCAILDSHPASRPYVARFHAKKVLKFQDALLTSYHHNEVKFAELTLDTFRMVQCLEWEPSGSFYQKHPIEAKENGAMIDHSGTSGVIDMNLAADLTDPSLPPNPRKAILYRPSATHFLAVMATMCEELRPESVMLIYLSAPGKASCNNVSRLENSGVSGRTSKGKVVSHISHDKCSMPEAHTNGKGDTNGYYDSYLWFGPKGNGGSNNLYPGDIIPFTRKPIFLIIDSDNSHAFKVLHGAEMGETAAIILSPLKPAFKNQHSSGVVHNGSQFTFFLTAPLRAFCQMVGLSPSYTDADVYNNAQSILSTAFSAWEVILCTLTNLDLVWAQVLCDPFLRRLILRFIFCRSVLYLFCPPEEREQYLPVCLPHLPSSVSPSSDIVRSAVISLSNHFNVAGSFRFDDT, translated from the exons ATGGCTAATAACGATGTCGTTTCACAGACGTTCCGGGCCTTGGTGGAGAGCGCGGACCGCAAGTTCGCTCGCGTGCGTGACCTCCCGCAGTACGGACGGGTCCAAACTCACTACTTCCAGAAGGTATTCAAGGCTTACATGAGGCTCTGGAAGTACCAGCAAGAGAACCGGTCCAAGCTGGTTGAGGCAGGCCTGAACCGTTGGGAAATTGGCGAGATCGCTAGCCGGATCGGCCAGCTCTACTTCAATCAGTACATGAGGACCAGCGAGTCTAGGTTTTTGGTCGAGGCCTATGTGTTCTACGAGGCGATTCTGAGCAGAAGGTATTTCGAGGGATCGAAAGTGAAGGATCCGGGGGTGGGGTTCAAGGAGTTGAGGTTTTATGCGAGGTTCTTACTCGTTTCGTTGATTTTGAACCGCTCGGAAATGGTGAAATTGCTTGTTGAGAAGCTTGGGGCTCTTGTTGACGACAGCAAAACAACTTTCCGG GAAGCAAATTTCAAAGAATGGAAGCTGGTGGTGCAAGAAATTGTTCGCTTTATGAATGTTGACGCATCCTTCACTAGTTCCAGACCCTTGCGATATTGTGCTATCCTTGATTCTCATCCAGCTTCACGTCCATACGTAGCGCGTTTCCATGCAAAGAAGGTTCTCAAATTTCAAGATGCTCTCCTAACAAGCTATCATCATAACGAG GTAAAATTTGCTGAACTTACTCTGGACACTTTCAGAATGGTGCAATGTTTGGAATGGGAGCCAAGCGGATCTTTCTACCAAAAGCATCCGATTGAAGCAAAGGAGAATGGTGCCATGATTGATCATTCTGGAACTTCTGGAGTTATAGATATGAACTTGGCCGCTGATTTGACTGATCCCTCTTTACCCCCAAATCCTAGGAAAGCTATTCTCTATCGTCCATCTGCGACGCATTTTCTAGCA GTCATGGCTACTATGTGTGAGGAGCTCCGTCCGGAGAGTGTTATGCTAATATATCTGTCAGCCCCag GGAAGGCTAGTTGTAATAATGTTTCTCGACTGGAAAACTCTGGTGTATCAGGTAGAACTTCAAAAGGCAAGGTTGTTTCTCATATCTCCCATGATAAATGCAGCATGCCTGAAGCCCACACTAATGGGAAGGGTGATACAAATGGATATTATGATAGCTATCTGTGGTTTGGACCCAAAGGAAATGGCG gGTCAAATAATCTCTATCCTGGTGATATAATTCCATTTACTCGGAAACctattttcttaattattgACAGTGACAACAGCCATGCATTCAAG GTCCTACATGGAGCAGAAATGGGGGAAACAGCTGCTATAATCCTTTCACCCTTGAAGCCAGCATTCAAGAACCAACACAGTTCTGGTGTAGTGCATAATGGAAGTCAGTTTACCTTCTTCTTGACTGCTCCTCTACGAGCGTTTTGCCAAATGGTTGGCCTCTCCCCTTCATATACTGATGCG GATGTTTACAACAATGCCCAAAGCATACTCTCGACTGCCTTCTCTGCGTGGGAAGTAATCCTTTGTACATTAACTAACCTGGATTTGGTCTGGGCACAAGTTCTGTGTGATCCATTTTTAAGGCGGCTTATTCTCAG ATTCATATTTTGCCGGTCTGTGCTTTATCTCTTCTGCCCTCCGGAAGAGAGGGAACAATATCTGCCGGTTTGCTTGCCCCATCTTCCCTCGTCCGTCTCTCCGTCATCAGACATTGTGCGGTCTGCTGTCATCAGTCTCTCAAATCACTTCAACGTTGCTGGCTCTTTTCGCTTTGATGACACATGA